The Megalobrama amblycephala isolate DHTTF-2021 linkage group LG1, ASM1881202v1, whole genome shotgun sequence genome segment TCAACGCTGAAACATAGGCTAATTACCTTTAATGTAAGCCAAGGAGCATGCACAAATATTTTAACACAAAACAGTAAACTCGTGAATATTCATGTGAGCTCCGCCCAGTGTCACCACGGAATATTTCAGAACACCGGCTCTGCGCAGACTCACTGCAGAGTATTTTATTCAGTAGGAGCGGCCGTGGGTCAGTGTGTTAATTAATCATCGTCATGGTAAATGATTGTGTTTGTGGAGGATGCACGAGCTCCAGCCTGTCAGGACATCGAGTCCATACGGGGGCGCGCGCGCGCGCTTTATTCGTGCTCGTCAGTTTCAGTTTCGAAATCTTCAAGGCGTTGGTGAGACACGGAGAACAGATCAGGTAAGAGTCCAGTTTAACCAGCTGTACTAACTAACCAACCTTTAAATAACCATCTCATTATTGTTCACTAGTTTGCTTGAAATTAGAATATTGAGAAGAcaaaaacatgtatttaaaacatacatttaataaaaaataaaacgtgtGTAATAttctttaattaaataaattaatcctGTCACAGCTTTGCTGTCTTTAGTGAGGTTAAAAAACAACAGTCTGAAAGCAGATGCTGTATAATCCATTATGGATGAGGATTGCTGGATGATATTGTGAAAGGTTACACTAAACTGACTGTAAAACCCTTCATCCTGGGCTGTTTGTCATCATTTCACACTGTTTCCCGGGGTTTAAGACAGATGATGACGTCATGATGCGTTATTTCCGCTCGTGTTTTCGTCAGTTTGTGCGGATGATGACGTCACGACGCGTTATTTCTGCTCGTGTTTTCGTCAGTTTGTGTGGACGATGACGTCACGATGCGTTATTTCCGCTCGTGCTGCAGCCCCGCCCTCACTGAAAGCTCTGCGATCACTGATCATCTACAGCGACTCaatcacacatgcacacatgacatctatcttaataataatacaacaaGGTGCTTCTGTAGAATGTTTCAACGATTAAAGATggatctttaatttctttaataatcCATAAGGGCAGTAGCTGCATGAtcacacatacaaacataaTTATTCTGGTGATGTTGTCTGAGAAACAGTGATGTGGCTGAATGTAGATTGAAATACTATTTGTTCAGAAATGTCTTTAATGAAGTGAGTATTTATCACAGTTAACCAGAAATACTACATAAAGAGAGACCACTAACTTTTGTCACATCTCCGTTTCTCCTGTTTATGGAGGACTTTAATCTGTTAATCTGTTCGGTTCTCAAACACTGACAATCAGCTCGATAAACAGACGAGAGTTTATTACCGAACTTCAGCATGAGAAGAAATCATTCTGACAAACATTTGACCATGACAGACCCTGAGAAACTCTGAGACAAATAaagagaaataaataatttttattgttcttttgtgttttatctAAAGGGTTTACAGCATAATATTTGTATGTTTCAATGTAAGTtcattttgaaaacactttgttTAGGAAAAGTCAGACTCATTATTTCTCTTTTCTGTCTTACTGACTTTCTCGACAAAATCAATAAAGAATCAGCGATCAGTGGAGAACGAAGAGAAAACTTTACAGAAGGATTTTTGAGACATTTGTTTCTAAACAGATCAAACAGTGAAAATGGCTTCAGCAGCTGAAGATGATTATATTTGTCCTGTATGTCATGAAATCTTCAAGGATCCTGTTCTTCTGTCATGTAGTCACAGTTTCTGTAAAGAGTGTCTTCAACAGTTCTGGAGAACCAAGAAAACTCAGGAGTGTCCTGTCTGCAGGAGAAAATCCTCAAGAGATAAACCTCCAGTTAATCTGGCATTAAAGAACTTGTGTGAGTCGTTTCTGAAGGAGAGAAATGAGAGGCGTTCATCAGGATCTGAGGAGATCTGCAGTTTACACAGTGAGAAACTCAAACTCTTCTGTCTGGAGGACAAACAGCCTGTGTGTTTAGTGTGCAGAGATTCACAGAAACATGACAATCATAAATTCAGACCCATCAGTGAAGTGGTTTCATCATATAAGGTAAGACAAATGACTCTTGTTTCACATGTAAAGAGATAATTTGGAGGGAGGCCCCTAGAAACATCACCACCTTCTGTCCCTCTAGTGATGTTCCTGCTTCCTAtgaaagtaactaattgtgttacttaacTTGTTATGGAAAGTTATATGCATTACCCAAATACATTTTCACACAGATCCAGTTGGTATTGGATAACTTTACTTCAATAAATAACATTGTCATTTACAAACTGTACTTTGTGTTCACTCAGGTTGCCTTTGTTTTATAGTAGATTTTAATTGCTGAATCAGTTTAGTTTGAGATGTTCACAAAAACAGATCAGGATGAAGCAAATACTTTTTCACAGCATTATATGATCATATCactgtcttttcttctcttaaCTGTAATCTGGTGTTTTATGTGTTGTTGTTCAATTCTAGGAGGAGCTCAATACAGCACTGGAGTCCTTACAAGAGAAACTTCAACACAATGAAGAAATGAAAGGAGAGTTTGAGGAAACAGTTCAACACATCAAGGTGAGGAAACAGAATCAGTCATTTTCATTACAGCTGTAGGATCACTATATACAGTTATGATctgatatatttaatataatggaTTCCAGtttattatttctgtaaatgaCGAGCATCAATCTGCTTCTGGATCCGTTATATGTCGGTATCTGAGGGTATCTCTGATATTAATGATGTGAAGTGTTGATGTGTGTTGATTGAGATAATTGAAGTGAATGTGATCTGATTTCAGTCTCAAGCTGAGCACACAGAGCGCCAGATTAAACAGCAGTTTGAGAAgcttcatcagtttctcagagatgaagaagaagctacaatcactgctctgagggaggaagaggagcagaagaagcagatgatgaaggagaagctggaggagatgaacagacacatctcagctctttcacacacaatcaAAGACATGGAGGAGATGATGAAAGCCAATGACGTCTGCTTTCTGAAGGTCTGATTTCAGATCATTGGTTGATCATTGGTTCATTGATTGAGTTCTTGATGATAAatggtgtgtttgttctgcaggaGTTTCCAGTCTCAGTGGAAAGGTGAGTGATCTGCTCCTGTCTCTGGTCTCTCTGGTTCTGATCCAAAGCCACTGCAGTTCTGACTCCTGAATGTTCTTCCAGAGTCCAGAGCTCACAGCCAGATCCACAGATGGCTTCTGGAGCTTTGATTCATGTGCCACGTTACTTGGGCAACCTGCCGTTCAGAGTCTGGAAGAAGATGCAGGACATCGTCCAAAACAGTGAGTCTGACTGCAGAAGATCTGAGCTGGAAATGAGGGATGGTGGAGAGTTAAAGTTCAAGTTTcaagtttactttatttatatagcacatttaaaacagccaCAAGGCTGACCAAAGTGCTTCACAAGAGAAACAGCATCATAAGAGTAATAAGAGTACACAAAACTAAGAaccagaataaaataaataaataaataaaattcaccaaaaaatagaaaatataataGGCAGGAATTTAAAACCTAATAGGCCAATGAAAACAGATGGGTTTTTAGAAGAGACTTAAAAATGGTCAGACTAGGGGCTATTCGAATCTCCACTGGCAAGTCATTCCAGAGGAGAGGACCGATTACTGAGAAGGCACGGGCACCTCTACACTTAAGTCTGGAGTGAGGGATTAAGAGAAGGTTCTGTTCACCAGATCTTAGGCTTCTCGAGGGGATGTACTGATGCAGCAATTCAGATAGGTAGCCGGTGCTTGATTGTGtaaagatttaaaaacaaataatacgattttaaaatgtattctaaaTTGAGCAGGCAACCAATGAAGGGCCTTAAAAAGCGGAGTGGCGTGatccctttttttcttttttctagaAGAAATCTAGAGGCAGCATTTGGACCAGTTGAAGACGGGCAATTTGAGCTTTAGAAATGCCACAGTATAATGAGTTACAGTAATCGAGATATGACGTAATAAAAGCATGCACCGCCATCTCTAGGGTCTTAACAGTGaggaaatgtttaatttttgcaAGTATACGGAGCTGATGAAAACTGTACCCAATCACAGTGGATATTTGTTTATCAAATTTTAATGAGTCATCTAAAATAACACCCAGATTACGTACCTGTGAAGACCTAAAAGCCGATAGGGATCCCAGGTCAAAATTAAATGCTTTCATATGTTCTGAAGGGCCAAAAACAATTACTTCAGTTTTCTCTTCATTTAAGGATATACATTTTTGAGATAACCAGGATTTAACCTCCTCTAGACAGGATAAAACAGCAGTCATGACCAGTTCCTGAAAGGTAGATAGACTTGAGGATCATCGCCATAAAAGTGAAACAACACTCCATGTTTCCTAAAAATAGATCCCAGAGGCaacatatacaggtgctggtcatataattagaatatcatcaaaaagttgatttatttcactaattccattcaaaaagtgaaacttgtatattatattcattcattacacacagactgatatattccaaatgtttatttcttttcattttgatgattataactgacaactaaggaaaatcccaaattcagtatctcagaaaattagaatattgtgaaaaagttcaatattgaagacacctggtgccacactctaatcagctaattaactcaaaacacccgcaaaggcctttaaatggtctctcagtctagttctgtaggctacacaatcatggggaagactgctgacttgacagttgtccaaaagacgaccattgacaccttgcacaaggagggcaagacacaaaaggtcattgcaaaagaggctggctgttcacagagctctgtgtccaagcacattaatagagaggcgaagggaaggaaaagatgtggtagaaaaaagtgtacaagcaatagggataaccgcaccctggagaggactGGGaaacaaaaacccattcaaaaatgtgggggagattcacaaagagtggactgcagctggagtcagtgcttcaagaaccactacgcacagacgtatgcaagacatgggtttcagctgtcgcattccttgtgtcaagccactcttgaacaacagacagcgtcagaagcgtctcgcctgggctaaagacaaaaaggactggactgctgctgagtggtccaaagttatgttctctgatgaaagtaaattttgcatttcctctggaaatcagggtcccagagtctggaggaagagaggagaggcacacaatccacgttgcttgaggtccagtgtaaagtttccacagtcagtgatggtttggggtgccatgtcatctgctggtgttggtccactgtgttttctgaggtccaaggtcaatgcagccatataccaggaagttttagagcacttcatgcttcctgctgctgaccaactttatggagatgcagatttcattttccaacaggacttggcacctgcacacagtgccaaagctaccagtacctggtttaaggaccatggtatacctgttcttaattggccagcaaactcgcctgaccttaaccccatagaaaatctatggggtattgtgaagaggaagatgcgatatgccagacccaacaatgcagaagagctgaaggccaccatcagagcaacctgggctctcataacacctgagcagtgccacagactgatcgactccatgccacgccacattgctgcagtaattcaggcaaaaggagccccaactaagtattgagtgctgtacatgctcatacttttcatattcatacttttcagttggccaagatttctaaaaatcctttctttgtattggtcttaagtaatattctaattttctgagatactgaatttgggatcgtccttagttgtcagttataatcatcataattaaaagaaataaacatttgaaatatatcagtctgtgtgtaatggattaatataatatacaagtttcactttttgaatggaattagtgaaataaatcaactttttgatgatattctaattatatgaccagcacctgtataatgAAAATAGGGAGGGGGCCAAAATAGAGCCTTGCGGAAggccacagcagagagaagcagTGGAAGATAAAAATTCTCCTAGCCTAATCACATATTTCCTGTCAGATCAAAATGACTGGAACCACTTTAGAACTGTCCCAGAGAGACCCATCCAAGATTTCAGTTTATTGATTAATACAGAATGGTTAATAATGTCGAAAGCAGCTGATAAATCTAAAAGAACGAGGACCACAGAGTCACCCATATGAGTGGATAAAAAGATGTGGTTTAACCCTCTCAAAAGAGCAGATTTAGTACTGTAGGCAGCCTTAAAACCAGACTGAAAGTGTTCAAACAGATTATTTACAGCAAGGAAAGATTGAAGTTGGAAAAACACAATATTTTCCAAAAACTTGGAAATAAATGGTAAAACAGAAATAGGGTGATAATTTTTTAACACTGACAGATCAAGTGAAGGCTTCTTGAGGAGTGGTGTGACAGTAGCCACTTTCAGATGAGCAGGAACCACCCCAGTTGaaagacatttatttgaaaaggaCACTAGACCTGGTCCAACCGAATCAGCAGTTTGCTTTAAAAACCTAGGGTGGATAACATCATATGAAGAAAATGATGGTTTCAACTTGGCAATAGTGTCTGTGAGTGACTGAAGGGAGACAGGTTCAAAGACGTCCCAAGATGCAGACAACTCCGGGGGAGAGGCAGCTCAGAAGGGGGAATATGAGTTACCAGCCCTAGTTTAACTACTTTTTCCTTAAAAAACCTCAAGAAGATTTCACAAAGAGCAACAGAGGCAACAGACATAGTACTGGCCGGGGGATTAACAACAGAACTAAttacagaaaacaagactttagGTCTTGATGTCACAGTCTCCGTCTGTCCTGCACTTCCCCAAGTCGTCAGTCCAGTGATAAAGATGGCCGCCATCCCAAAGCCTTGTTGCAAGATGGCCGCCACCACACCTGAGCCCTCAGTCAAAATGGCCGCCGCCATGCATGAGCCCTCAGTCAAGATGGCCACCGCCACGCATGAGCCGTTAGTCAAGATGGCCGCCGCCNNNNNNNNNNNNNNNNNNNNNNNNNNNNNNNNNNNNNNNNNNNNNNNNNNNNNNNNNNNNNNNNNNNNNNNNNNNNNNNNNNNNNNNNNNNNNNNNNNNNNNNNNNNNNNNNNNNNNNNNNNNNNNNNNNNNNNNNNNNNNNNNNNNNNNNNNNNNNNNNNNNNNNNNNNNNNNNNNNNNNNNNNNNNNNNNNNNNNNNNNNNNNNNNNNNNNNNNNNNNNNNNNNNNNNNNNNNNNNNNNNNNNNNNNNNNNNNNNNNNNNNNNNNNNNNNNNNNNNNNNNNNNNNNNNNNNNNNNNNNNNNNNNNNNNNNNNNNNNNNNNNNNNNNNNNNNNNNNNNNNNNNNNNNNNNNNNNNNNNNNNNNNNNNNNNNNNNNNNNNNNNNNNNNNNNNNNNNNN includes the following:
- the LOC125247435 gene encoding E3 ubiquitin-protein ligase TRIM35-like isoform X1, which produces MASAAEDDYICPVCHEIFKDPVLLSCSHSFCKECLQQFWRTKKTQECPVCRRKSSRDKPPVNLALKNLCESFLKERNERRSSGSEEICSLHSEKLKLFCLEDKQPVCLVCRDSQKHDNHKFRPISEVVSSYKEELNTALESLQEKLQHNEEMKGEFEETVQHIKSQAEHTERQIKQQFEKLHQFLRDEEEATITALREEEEQKKQMMKEKLEEMNRHISALSHTIKDMEEMMKANDVCFLKEFPVSVERVQSSQPDPQMASGALIHVPRYLGNLPFRVWKKMQDIVQNSESDCRRSELEMRDGGELKFKFQVYFIYIAHLKQPQG
- the LOC125247435 gene encoding E3 ubiquitin-protein ligase TRIM35-like isoform X2 — translated: MASAAEDDYICPVCHEIFKDPVLLSCSHSFCKECLQQFWRTKKTQECPVCRRKSSRDKPPVNLALKNLCESFLKERNERRSSGSEEICSLHSEKLKLFCLEDKQPVCLVCRDSQKHDNHKFRPISEVVSSYKSQAEHTERQIKQQFEKLHQFLRDEEEATITALREEEEQKKQMMKEKLEEMNRHISALSHTIKDMEEMMKANDVCFLKEFPVSVERVQSSQPDPQMASGALIHVPRYLGNLPFRVWKKMQDIVQNSESDCRRSELEMRDGGELKFKFQVYFIYIAHLKQPQG